The Alphaproteobacteria bacterium SS10 genome includes a region encoding these proteins:
- a CDS encoding EamA family transporter, with the protein MKATAIGGIAVLLWATLALFTVLSGRIPPFQLLAMSFAVASVIGLVWSMRRRGGLKPALKVMAQPPRVLLLGICGLFGYHFCYFMALRLAPPVEANLLNYLWPLLIVLFSALLPGHRLRWFHLVGALLGLIGTVLIVAGVDSEGSSAPAPVLGLGVALIAALFWSSYSVLNRRFTHVPTDAVAGYCLATVLLASVAHLVFEQTVIPNTTELLAALALGLGPVGGAFFVWDYGTKQGDIRVLGALSYLAPLLSTISLVAIGVRPFDLVLGLACLLTIGGAVIASAEMWQRKSTSSAEN; encoded by the coding sequence ATCAAGGCGACCGCCATCGGTGGTATTGCCGTTTTACTATGGGCGACGCTGGCCCTCTTCACCGTTTTGTCCGGGCGCATTCCGCCCTTTCAGTTGCTGGCCATGTCATTTGCCGTGGCCAGTGTTATTGGCCTGGTCTGGTCCATGCGGCGGCGAGGTGGTCTAAAGCCAGCGTTGAAAGTCATGGCGCAGCCGCCAAGGGTGCTGTTGCTCGGCATTTGCGGGCTGTTTGGCTACCACTTCTGTTACTTCATGGCCCTTAGACTGGCACCACCGGTTGAGGCCAATCTGCTGAATTACCTTTGGCCCTTGCTGATCGTTCTGTTTTCAGCGCTGCTGCCTGGTCATCGATTGCGCTGGTTCCACCTGGTCGGTGCGTTGCTTGGGCTGATTGGCACCGTCCTGATTGTCGCCGGGGTGGATAGTGAGGGCAGTTCGGCACCTGCACCGGTATTAGGGCTCGGCGTTGCGTTAATCGCTGCCCTGTTCTGGTCCAGCTACTCGGTCCTAAACCGTCGCTTTACCCATGTGCCTACCGATGCGGTGGCCGGCTATTGCCTTGCAACCGTCTTGCTCGCCAGTGTGGCCCATCTGGTTTTTGAGCAAACTGTCATCCCGAATACGACGGAACTGCTGGCCGCCCTCGCGCTTGGTCTAGGCCCCGTCGGCGGCGCATTCTTTGTCTGGGATTACGGCACCAAGCAGGGTGATATTCGGGTGCTGGGCGCCCTGTCTTATCTGGCGCCGTTGCTCTCTACGATTTCACTGGTCGCCATCGGGGTTCGGCCGTTTGACCTTGTTCTTGGCCTCGCTTGCCTCTTAACCATTGGCGGTGCGGTGATCGCTAGCGCAGAGATGTGGCAGCGTAAATCGACTAGTTCGGCTGAAAACTAG
- a CDS encoding NUDIX hydrolase yields the protein MAPHPDPREYPSRPWVGVGAIVLRGGQVLLIKRAKPPEAGRWSLPGGTLELGETSAEAAIREVAEETGIKAEAVGILTAVDRVDRDQAGKVRYHYLLVDVVARYLSGDPVAADDAADAQWFDLDKLDDMAIWDETKRVIREAAEKHGHDP from the coding sequence ATGGCCCCACATCCTGACCCTCGCGAGTATCCATCGCGCCCTTGGGTCGGGGTTGGGGCCATTGTTTTGCGTGGTGGTCAGGTACTGCTGATCAAACGCGCCAAGCCACCAGAGGCGGGCCGCTGGAGCTTGCCCGGAGGCACTCTCGAATTAGGCGAGACCAGCGCTGAGGCGGCAATCCGAGAAGTTGCCGAAGAAACCGGGATCAAGGCCGAGGCGGTGGGCATTCTAACCGCCGTCGATCGCGTTGACCGGGATCAGGCGGGCAAGGTTCGCTATCACTACCTGCTGGTTGATGTGGTGGCGCGCTATCTCTCCGGTGACCCGGTTGCCGCCGATGATGCCGCTGATGCCCAATGGTTCGATCTGGACAAGCTCGATGATATGGCAATCTGGGATGAGACCAAGCGGGTCATCCGAGAGGCCGCTGAAAAGCATGGGCATGACCCCTGA
- the phbB gene encoding acetoacetyl-CoA reductase: MSRVAVVTGGTRGIGAEIATKLKDVGYKVAATYAGNDEAAAKFKADTGIEVFKFDVADFDAVSAGIEQVVSTLGPVEILVNNAGITKDGMLHKMSFEAWKAVIDTNLNSCFNLCRAVVPGMRDAGFGRIVNISSINGQKGQMGQTNYSAAKAGMIGFTKALAQEGAFKGITANVIAPGYIATEMTGAMKQEVLDSIISGIPVGRMGKPEEIADMVAYLVRDESAFITGATFSVNGGQYMA, translated from the coding sequence ATGTCACGTGTGGCAGTGGTAACCGGTGGCACCCGCGGTATCGGGGCAGAGATTGCAACCAAGCTGAAGGATGTGGGCTATAAGGTCGCCGCCACCTATGCTGGCAATGACGAGGCCGCAGCTAAGTTCAAGGCCGATACCGGCATTGAGGTCTTCAAGTTTGATGTGGCCGATTTTGATGCGGTCAGCGCTGGTATTGAGCAGGTGGTTAGCACCCTCGGCCCGGTTGAAATTCTGGTGAACAACGCTGGCATCACCAAGGACGGCATGCTGCACAAGATGTCGTTTGAGGCCTGGAAGGCGGTTATCGACACCAACCTCAACTCTTGCTTCAACCTGTGCCGGGCTGTTGTACCGGGCATGCGGGATGCTGGCTTTGGCCGGATCGTCAATATCAGCTCAATCAACGGTCAGAAGGGCCAGATGGGTCAGACCAACTACTCCGCTGCTAAGGCTGGCATGATTGGTTTCACCAAGGCGCTGGCCCAAGAGGGCGCGTTCAAGGGCATTACCGCCAACGTCATCGCCCCCGGCTATATCGCGACCGAGATGACCGGTGCGATGAAGCAAGAGGTGTTGGACAGCATCATCTCAGGTATTCCAGTTGGCCGTATGGGTAAGCCGGAAGAGATCGCCGATATGGTTGCCTACCTGGTGCGTGATGAGTCTGCGTTCATCACCGGCGCTACCTTCTCGGTCAATGGCGGCCAATACATGGCGTAA
- a CDS encoding acetyl-CoA C-acetyltransferase has translation MSDVVIAAAARTPIGSFSGALSTVPAHYLGETVIREVMGRAKVEANEVDETVMGQILTAGAGQNPARQAAMNAGIPHEKTAYGINQLCGSGLRAVALGYQAIKVGDAGIVVAGGQESMSQSPHAQQLRNGQKMGDFQMIDTMIKDGLWDAFNGYHMGQTAENIAEKWQLTREQQDEFAVASQNKAEAAMSAGKFKDEIVPVTIKTRKGDVVVDTDEYPRAGATMEGMAKLRPAFAKEGSVTAGNASGINDGAAAVVLMSADEAEKRGVTPLARIKSWATCGVDPAIMGTGPIPASRKALEDAGWSVDDLDLIESNEAFAAQSLAVAKDLGFDMEKVNVNGGAIALGHPIGASGARVLVTLLHEMGKRDAKKGLATLCIGGGMGIAMCLERD, from the coding sequence ATGTCAGATGTCGTCATCGCCGCCGCCGCGCGCACGCCAATTGGCTCATTCAGTGGCGCACTTAGCACCGTTCCAGCCCACTATCTGGGTGAGACAGTTATTCGTGAGGTTATGGGCCGCGCTAAGGTTGAGGCGAATGAGGTTGATGAGACCGTAATGGGCCAAATCCTGACCGCTGGCGCTGGTCAGAACCCAGCCCGCCAGGCCGCGATGAATGCCGGTATCCCGCATGAGAAGACGGCTTACGGTATCAACCAGCTTTGCGGTTCCGGCCTGCGTGCCGTTGCCCTCGGCTATCAAGCGATCAAGGTCGGCGATGCCGGTATCGTGGTTGCCGGTGGTCAAGAGAGCATGAGCCAATCACCCCACGCCCAACAGCTGCGCAATGGCCAGAAGATGGGCGACTTCCAGATGATCGATACCATGATCAAGGACGGCCTCTGGGACGCGTTCAACGGCTATCACATGGGCCAGACGGCAGAGAACATCGCTGAGAAATGGCAACTAACCCGCGAGCAGCAGGACGAGTTCGCCGTCGCCTCCCAAAATAAGGCTGAGGCGGCCATGAGTGCAGGTAAGTTTAAAGATGAAATCGTCCCCGTCACCATCAAGACCCGTAAGGGCGATGTGGTTGTCGACACCGACGAATACCCACGCGCCGGTGCCACCATGGAAGGCATGGCGAAACTGCGCCCCGCCTTTGCCAAGGAAGGTTCCGTCACCGCTGGCAACGCCTCTGGTATTAATGACGGCGCCGCCGCCGTTGTCCTGATGTCCGCTGATGAAGCTGAGAAGCGCGGTGTGACCCCGCTTGCCCGCATTAAAAGCTGGGCCACCTGCGGTGTTGATCCGGCAATCATGGGTACCGGCCCGATCCCAGCCTCCCGCAAGGCATTGGAAGATGCCGGTTGGAGCGTTGATGATCTCGATCTGATTGAGAGCAATGAGGCCTTCGCCGCCCAGTCGCTCGCCGTTGCTAAAGACCTCGGCTTCGATATGGAGAAGGTGAATGTAAACGGTGGTGCGATCGCCCTCGGTCACCCAATCGGTGCTTCCGGTGCGCGCGTCCTCGTTACCCTGCTGCATGAGATGGGCAAGCGCGACGCCAAGAAGGGCCTCGCCACGCTTTGCATCGGTGGCGGCATGGGTATCGCCATGTGCCTCGAGCGCGACTAA